tatatatatatattttttttttttttttttctcacATTGTTATTTATCACGTAGTCTTATTCGacttaaaaaattatacattgaatatgatatatatatgtaaatatttatttatatatattttttttttttttatgtgaacgtatttatttatatatatatatataatgcTAAGCATTATCTATTTTTCTaattaacatataaaatatatatatatatatatatatatatatatttgagagttttttaaatgagtataatttaaaaaatgagtTCGGACgatttaaaattttatataaataagcATAAAAAGGCATATGAGGAAAGAGtcaaaaaagaagaagaagaaaggaaaaaaaaagaaaatgaggaaaaaataaatgaaaaaaatataaatgaaaataaagaaaataagGGAGAAGTTTCCTTGAAGAAAGAGGAGCAAGAAATGCAAAATGAAAATCATACAGATGTGAATCAAggtacatataatatatatatatatatatatatatatatatatatatatatatatacatatatacatatattttgatgttttttttttgtttttttttttttgttagtgatttattaatactataatatatatatatgtatatatttattatatatttttttttttttttttttttttattttttatttttttagtGGATGAGGACTACTTATATGCTCTGAAATTAAATGAGGCCTTAAATGGTACCGGGGCAAATGACATAAACTCaaattcaaatattttaaataataatgattttaCAAGGGTTAATGAAATTATGCATGACGAAGGAATAATggaaaatgaagaagatgaAGTAAGAAAACCAGATAATACTTACGTCGAATGTCTTTTGGATGATAGTAATTTGTTACCCTTTTCTCGGAATATGAATATTCTTCCTATGAACAGAAGGAGAAATCATATGAATcgaataaataatatgaatcgaataaataatatgaatcgaataaataatatgaatagcataaataatatgaatcgaataaataatatgaatagcataaataatatgaatagcataaataatatgcatagcataaataatatgcatagcataaataatatgaatagcataaataatatgaatagcataaataatatgaatagcataaataatataaatcatatgAGCAATATGAAcagtataaataatattaccaatataaataatatgaacaatataaGCAATTTgaacaatataaattttgtaAACAGTCTAAATCTTCATTATGTTGATGAACAGAATAACATTGTTATAAattcaataaataaagagGAGGAGGactataataataatgtaaacATATATACCGAATCATATACagagaataataaaatttcaTATACTATTGACGATAAAGAAACGAGCAACTTGCCTATGGAACATAATAAACATGTACATAAcatacataattataatataaattctaataaaaataaaatcagAAACCTCACAGGAGGTCATAagaataatgaaaatattataactATAGGAGATAACAATGATAACGTAAATTATGATCATATGACAGGagaatatttaaatgatgGTATGCAGAGTGGTAAGTTTGTAGATTTTCcatgtaataataacatataccgtaaaaacaaaattggtgataataatatgtcGATAAAACAAAGTGGGAACcataaaaaagaaaataatattacgtcaattaatgataatacaaataaggaagtaataaataagttcgataaaaattatttagaTAAAAATTACTTCGATATTGATGATTATtgtaatttaaataatgtgTATAAAAAGAAGTCCAAGAGTGTTAAGAAAAATGTAGATTTAGAAAAATCACCCTATGAcgtaaataatataaaaagaaaaaataaaatacaagataccgataaaaatatagatgACCCCAAAAAGGATGcatttaataaaagtaatGAAGTGAATTATGTTCTGAATGAATTTACATGTAGTACAAATAATGACATTCgcgaaaaaaaaaaaaaaaatgaatatatattaatagatgataataataataataatgataatatttatgatgataatatttatgatgataatatttatgatgataatatgtATGATGATAATTCCTTGTCGAGGAAGacaaagaaaaagaaaagcAGCAAAAATAAATCAGTAGATAGTAACATATGTGTAGATACAAATAGTAAGGATAATCTATTGAATAGACCTGGGATAAGAACTTCAGAGAAAGatattattacaaataataacatatgCTCAAAGAGCTCCTCAGGTGATTCATATCTTTATGGAGATATTTCCCCTGTATCGATTCATAAgaatgaaaagaaaaaaaaaaaaacaaacaaacaaaatGGTGGTAATGATAAGAATGAAGAAATGGATATGTCTATGATTAATAGAAAGGAAGAGAATCcttacaaaaatattatatataataataatataatgaattgtgtagaaaattataattattctccaaataaaaatattcaagAAGGAAATGCTTCTTCGAAATTTCTTTTGTATAATTCAAAAGGTGACAATTacttaaattataattatattaataataataatataaatacatcTGAGCATAATTTTACGattcataataaatttttatcccatacaaataatattataacaagtaataatataaaatcaCAAATCCataacaacaacaacaacaacaacaataataataataataataataataataataataagagtagtaattttcattattcAAGTGAGAgcttttttaaatatatgaaaagtCAACCAAGTAATAAATCAAATAGAAACTTTGTGACGAATGTACATAATGAAAATAGTAACATTATATGTAACCCAAATATTGAACATACGACACAtgaaatatgtaaaaataatattatttcaaataataattcttatcATGAAACATATGATAACAAAGGaagtataaataatcatatgAACATCTTTGAAAGAAGGaa
Above is a genomic segment from Plasmodium reichenowi strain SY57 chromosome 9, whole genome shotgun sequence containing:
- a CDS encoding hypothetical protein (conserved Plasmodium protein, unknown function), producing MSSDDLKFYINKHKKAYEERVKKEEEERKKKENEEKINEKNINENKENKGEVSLKKEEQEMQNENHTDVNQVDEDYLYALKLNEALNGTGANDINSNSNILNNNDFTRVNEIMHDEGIMENEEDEVRKPDNTYVECLLDDSNLLPFSRNMNILPMNRRRNHMNRINNMNRINNMNRINNMNSINNMNRINNMNSINNMNSINNMHSINNMHSINNMNSINNMNSINNMNSINNINHMSNMNSINNITNINNMNNISNLNNINFVNSLNLHYVDEQNNIVINSINKEEEDYNNNVNIYTESYTENNKISYTIDDKETSNLPMEHNKHVHNIHNYNINSNKNKIRNLTGGHKNNENIITIGDNNDNVNYDHMTGEYLNDGMQSGKFVDFPCNNNIYRKNKIGDNNMSIKQSGNHKKENNITSINDNTNKEVINKFDKNYLDKNYFDIDDYCNLNNVYKKKSKSVKKNVDLEKSPYDVNNIKRKNKIQDTDKNIDDPKKDAFNKSNEVNYVLNEFTCSTNNDIREKKKKNEYILIDDNNNNNDNIYDDNIYDDNIYDDNMYDDNSLSRKTKKKKSSKNKSVDSNICVDTNSKDNLLNRPGIRTSEKDIITNNNICSKSSSGDSYLYGDISPVSIHKNEKKKKKTNKQNGGNDKNEEMDMSMINRKEENPYKNIIYNNNIMNCVENYNYSPNKNIQEGNASSKFLLYNSKGDNYLNYNYINNNNINTSEHNFTIHNKFLSHTNNIITSNNIKSQIHNNNNNNNNNNNNNNNNNNKSSNFHYSSESFFKYMKSQPSNKSNRNFVTNVHNENSNIICNPNIEHTTHEICKNNIISNNNSYHETYDNKGSINNHMNIFERRNNFYLNKVDQNGVTGKCSVTYGHKENKDPSTNGINGINSINGINSINSVNSINSVNSINSINSVNSINSVNSMNGMNSMNSMNSMNSMHNINTIHNNNIIYNNNNNIHYNHHIHNNDDRSNVNPFRNHVSEQNDTNNTSLQNTINVKKIIKDYYTMNNRNYDQVNIFGSVSNRNLNNNNRYMADTYAYDRRKSKNDSKDDEKNMLNNNNNNNNNNNNNNNNNNNNNNNNYNYNYNYNNFCKSHNVYNTNKQDIINNNQHMYYSVKSISSGDLLNKTPTQNEIEQENYKKEGNYFDKPLDNMNSNELERKHNDRVIHYDNNANEEGLISSSSPYSYDNTNEDDINVQLAIINSLIDM